The region GCTGATGCGCTCCAGTGCACGAACCGATTCTCGTGAACAGGAAATTTCTGACATTTCGCGAACTCTTAAGGCCCTTGCGAAAGAACTTCAGATTCCCGTAATCGCGTTATCGCAGCTCAACCGTAAAGTTGAAGAACGCACTGACAAACGCCCCATGATGTCCGATTTACGTGAATCAGGTGCTATTGAGCAGGATGCTGATATCATCCTCTTCCTTTACCGTGAAGATTTTTACAACAAAAAAGAAGACAAACCGCTTACCAACAAAGCGGAAGTCATCATAGGTAAACAGCGTAACGGACCTACAGGAATCGTTGAACTGGCCTTTCTCGGTCCTTATACCGCCTTTGAAAACCTTGCTGCCGAGCCATATCCGTCCGAATACGACGATGAGTAATCGGATATTATTTATGACGTGATGCACTGAAAAATTATACGGAGAAATTAATGTACTTTCATGAAGCCGAAACCCTTGAAAGAGGAAAACTGGAAGAACTTCAGGTTAATAGACTGAAAAGAACAATTGAGCAGGCTGCCAAATCTCCGTATTACAGTGAAGTTTTTAAGAAAAACGACATAGATTCATCCATCATCAAAACCGCTGATGATATCACCAAACTTCCTTTCACTACAAAAGACGACCTGCGCTCCCAATATCCTTATGGATTATTGACCCAGCCGCTGGATAATTTTGTGCGTTTACACGCATCTTCCGGAACAACCGGAACTCCTACCGCTATTCTTTACACACAAAAAGACCTTGATACATGGGCTGATCTCATGGCCCGCTCCATGTATTCCATCGGACTAAGAAAAAGCGATGTTTTTCAGAATATGTCAGGATACGGACTCTTTACCGGAGGCCTTGGTATCCACTACGGTGCGGAAAAACTCGGTTGTGTTACCATACCTGCAGGGGCCGGAAACACTAAACGCCAGATTAAACTTATCCGCGACTTTAATGTAACCGGGCTGCATATTATCCCCTCTTTTGCTCTCTATTTCGCTTCCAAAGTACGCGAAGAAGGTTTCGATCCAGCAGATATGCCGTGGAGAGTCGCCTTGATCGGTGCTGAGCCGCACACTGAGCATACCCGGCGTAAGATTGAAGAACTCATGCATATCAAAGCGTACAATTCTTACGGCCTGTCTGAAATGAACGGTCCGGGAGTCGCTTTTGAATGTACTGAGCAAAATGGTATGCATGTCTGGGAAGATGCCTACATTGCAGAAATCATTAATCCGGAAACAGGCGAGCACGTCGCAGAGGGTGAAATCGGAGAATTGGTCATGACCACCCTTACCCGTGAAGGTATGCCCATTATACGCTACCGCACACGTGATCTGACCCGCTTTCTTCCCGGAGAATGCACGTGCGGAAGAACTTCACGCCGCATAGACCGCATCATGGGCCGCGCGGATGATATGCTCATTCTCAAGGGTGTTAATATCTACCCCATGCAGATTGAAAGAATCATCATGAGCATTCCCGAGGTGGGACAGAACTACCTCATTGAGCTTATCAAAGAAGGCCTCATGGATCAGATCAGGGTCAAAGTGGAAATTAAGGAAGAATATTTCATCGAGGATATGCGCGTACTTCAGGGCATTCAGAAAAAGATTGCCTCCATGTTACGCGACGAAATCCTGATCACCCCCAGAATTGAACTGGTGCAGCATAACTCCATCCCCAAGGCGGAAGGTAAAGCTGTACGTGTAGTTGATCTTCGGGACGTAGAGGAATAAAAAATGATTACCGCGTTAGCAGTACTCGTTCTTCTGCTTATGTTGTGCTCTCTGGCACTGCACGTTTTCGGACTCCCGGCCAACTGGCTGGTTCTGGCGCTTGTTACCTGCTGGAAATTCTACCAGCCCGAAGCAATGACCTGGAACTTTATCATAATTCTCGGAATCATCGCCTTTATTGGGGAAATTCTGGAATTTGTGGCTCAGTATTTTGGTGGTAAGAAATACGGGGCAACAGGACGTGGCAACATTGGCGCGTTCATTGGTGCCATCGGCGGAGCTATTCTCGGAGCCCCCTTCTTTTTCGGTCTCGGAGCCCTTCCCGGAGCATTACTAGGCTCATTTGGAGGTTGTCTGATTCTTGAGCTGACCCATGGCAGATCCTTTGACGAAGCAAAGCATTCGGCATGGGGCGCCTTCTGGGGCAAAGCTTTCGGCATGGCCATTAAAATCAGCCTTGGCGTGTGGATGTTCGCCATGAGTACTCCTAAAATCTGGCCTGCTTAATTGCGCATTATAGGCCTTCGGCGGGCAATATAAACTGAACCTATTTAACACCTATCCGGCCAGCCCTATTGAAAGTTTCTTTGAACCCCGGAGGGCCACCGGAGGAAAAAAGGATGTAATTATGTCTCATGCAAATGAATTTCCGAAATACCGCGGCAAAATGGAATATCATTGTCTGGGCTGCAATGCTCGATACGACATTAACGAACTTCACTATACCTGCCCTGAATGCGGCTCTGTTTTCATCCTTGAAGACACAAACTTTGCCGAGCTGAAAAAGACCAGCGGTAAGGAATGGCGTGAGATTTTTGATGCTCGCTGCGCGACAAAAAATGACAGTCTGCGCGGTATTTTCCGATTCTACGAACTTTTTGCTCCGGTTGTTGACGAAGATGAAATCATATTTCTCGGTGAGGGTAACACGCCTATTGTAGCCTCCAGCGAAGCTCTTAACGCTGTAACCGGAATCAAGACCGCTTATAAAAATGACGGTCAGAACCCCAGCGCATCCTTTAAAGACAGAGGCATGGCCTGTGCCTTCAGTTACATAAATGCCCTGATGAATAAAAACAGCTGGGATGAAATCCTGACTGTCTGCGCTTCCACCGGTGATACTTCCGCCGCCGCAGCTCTTTATGCTTCTTATATGAAAAGCGGTGTAAAATCCGTTGTTATTCTTCCGCAGGGTAAGGTAACTCCGCAGCAGCTGGCTCAGCCGCTCGGCAGCGGAGCCACAGTGCTTGAAGTTCCCGGAGTTTTTGATGACTGCATGAAGGTTGTTGAGAATCTGGCCGACAACTACCGCGTCGCGCTGCTTAACTCTAAGAACGCATGGCGTATTCTTGGTCAGGAGTCATACGCTTTTGAAATTGCCCAGTGGTACGATTGGGACCTGAAAGATAAGTGCATCTTTGTTCCCATTGGAAATGCAGGCAACATCACAGCTATTATGGCCGGATTCCTGAAATTGTATGAGCTCGAAATTATTTCCGAACTGCCCCGCGTTTTCGGTGTCCAGTCAGCCCATGCGGACCCTGTCTACCG is a window of Maridesulfovibrio sp. DNA encoding:
- a CDS encoding phenylacetate--CoA ligase, whose translation is MYFHEAETLERGKLEELQVNRLKRTIEQAAKSPYYSEVFKKNDIDSSIIKTADDITKLPFTTKDDLRSQYPYGLLTQPLDNFVRLHASSGTTGTPTAILYTQKDLDTWADLMARSMYSIGLRKSDVFQNMSGYGLFTGGLGIHYGAEKLGCVTIPAGAGNTKRQIKLIRDFNVTGLHIIPSFALYFASKVREEGFDPADMPWRVALIGAEPHTEHTRRKIEELMHIKAYNSYGLSEMNGPGVAFECTEQNGMHVWEDAYIAEIINPETGEHVAEGEIGELVMTTLTREGMPIIRYRTRDLTRFLPGECTCGRTSRRIDRIMGRADDMLILKGVNIYPMQIERIIMSIPEVGQNYLIELIKEGLMDQIRVKVEIKEEYFIEDMRVLQGIQKKIASMLRDEILITPRIELVQHNSIPKAEGKAVRVVDLRDVEE
- a CDS encoding DUF456 domain-containing protein, with the translated sequence MITALAVLVLLLMLCSLALHVFGLPANWLVLALVTCWKFYQPEAMTWNFIIILGIIAFIGEILEFVAQYFGGKKYGATGRGNIGAFIGAIGGAILGAPFFFGLGALPGALLGSFGGCLILELTHGRSFDEAKHSAWGAFWGKAFGMAIKISLGVWMFAMSTPKIWPA
- the thrC gene encoding threonine synthase, yielding MSHANEFPKYRGKMEYHCLGCNARYDINELHYTCPECGSVFILEDTNFAELKKTSGKEWREIFDARCATKNDSLRGIFRFYELFAPVVDEDEIIFLGEGNTPIVASSEALNAVTGIKTAYKNDGQNPSASFKDRGMACAFSYINALMNKNSWDEILTVCASTGDTSAAAALYASYMKSGVKSVVILPQGKVTPQQLAQPLGSGATVLEVPGVFDDCMKVVENLADNYRVALLNSKNAWRILGQESYAFEIAQWYDWDLKDKCIFVPIGNAGNITAIMAGFLKLYELEIISELPRVFGVQSAHADPVYRYYSVEDENEREYKPVKVQPSVAQAAMIGNPVSFPRVKHFAEKFEAIGGKKAFQVVQVSEQMIMDSMLLANSHGHIACTQGGECFAGLIRAKELGLINENESAVLDSTAHQLKFIGFQDMYYRNAFPAEYEVTPDSTRANKPELVIESSEKEKMPEADYIAKAAENVVSMLGLEKK